One window of the Peptacetobacter hiranonis genome contains the following:
- the ltaE gene encoding low-specificity L-threonine aldolase produces the protein MRFIDLRSDTVTMPTDKMRKAMAEAEVGDSIYRDDPTLNELEKRAAEKVGKEAAIFVPSGTFGNQLCLFTHCTRGQEIIIGRDYHIVVHEVGAPAVIAGVQLRTLDTGIKGELDPKEVEKAIRRDDIHEPSTGLICVENACLGGTVVSVENLRAIKDVAEKHNLPVHLDGARIFNAAEALGVDVKEITACCDSVMFCLSKGLGAPVGSIVAGSKEFIEKARRKQKLMGGGMRQVGILAAAGLIAIDEMTQRLDEDHRNSHYLADELDKIDGISVNKNTNDISMVYFTMGEDVIPEKEFVQKMYDRGIKISGMENGEYRFVTHVNVSREDVDTVINTVKELISK, from the coding sequence GCAGAAGTTGGTGATTCTATATACAGAGATGACCCCACTTTAAATGAATTAGAAAAAAGAGCTGCTGAAAAAGTTGGAAAAGAAGCTGCTATATTTGTTCCAAGTGGAACATTTGGAAACCAGCTTTGTTTATTCACTCATTGCACAAGAGGGCAGGAAATAATAATAGGTAGAGATTATCATATAGTTGTGCATGAAGTTGGAGCACCTGCAGTTATCGCTGGTGTTCAGTTAAGAACTTTAGACACAGGAATAAAAGGTGAATTAGATCCTAAAGAAGTAGAAAAAGCAATAAGAAGAGATGATATACACGAGCCATCAACTGGACTTATATGCGTTGAAAATGCTTGCTTAGGTGGAACAGTAGTAAGTGTTGAAAATTTAAGAGCTATAAAAGATGTAGCAGAAAAACACAACTTACCAGTTCATTTAGATGGAGCGAGAATCTTCAATGCAGCAGAAGCGCTAGGTGTAGATGTAAAAGAAATAACTGCTTGTTGTGACTCAGTTATGTTCTGTCTATCAAAAGGTCTTGGAGCACCAGTTGGATCAATAGTAGCAGGAAGTAAAGAATTTATCGAAAAAGCTAGAAGAAAACAGAAACTAATGGGTGGTGGAATGCGTCAGGTTGGAATACTTGCAGCAGCAGGACTTATAGCTATCGACGAAATGACTCAGAGATTAGATGAAGACCACAGAAACAGCCACTATTTAGCAGATGAGTTAGACAAAATAGATGGAATATCAGTAAATAAAAATACTAATGATATAAGTATGGTGTATTTCACAATGGGTGAAGATGTTATACCAGAAAAAGAATTCGTTCAGAAAATGTACGATAGAGGAATAAAAATAAGTGGAATGGAAAACGGAGAATACAGATTCGTAACTCATGTGAATGTGAGTAGAGAAGATGTAGATACTGTTATAAATACAGTTAAAGAATTAATTTCTAAATAA
- the dapF gene encoding diaminopimelate epimerase, with protein sequence MKFWKLHGIGNDFIAIDGRNDGKSPSEYSSLALQVCNRRMSVGADGLLVVKNSNVADIEMVYYNSDGSRAAMCGNGLRCFCRFVYDNHIVNEREFDVDTLAGIKHVTVNTSDLGDVINIKVDMGEGSFKTSDIPMATDKEKFIEEKVHILDRDFTMTSMLMGVPHTIVFVDEFDLEMIEKYGPAIENCDLFPEKTNVNFVKVRDKYNINVYTWERGCGYTLGCGTGMTAAAVVCNYLEKTEKSMNVTSKGGTVKIDIGDKVFMTGPAVKICEGYLEV encoded by the coding sequence ATGAAATTCTGGAAACTGCATGGTATAGGAAATGATTTTATAGCTATAGACGGAAGAAATGACGGAAAAAGCCCTTCTGAATATTCTTCGTTAGCATTACAGGTATGTAACAGAAGAATGTCTGTTGGAGCAGATGGACTTTTAGTTGTAAAAAATTCAAATGTAGCAGATATAGAAATGGTTTATTACAATTCCGATGGTTCAAGGGCTGCTATGTGTGGAAATGGACTTAGATGTTTTTGCAGATTTGTCTATGATAACCATATAGTCAACGAAAGAGAATTTGATGTTGATACGTTAGCAGGTATAAAACATGTAACAGTAAATACATCAGATTTAGGAGATGTAATAAATATAAAGGTAGACATGGGAGAAGGTTCATTTAAAACTAGTGACATTCCTATGGCTACAGATAAAGAAAAATTCATCGAGGAAAAAGTACATATATTAGATAGAGATTTTACAATGACATCTATGCTTATGGGCGTACCACATACTATAGTATTTGTAGATGAATTTGATTTAGAAATGATAGAAAAATACGGACCAGCTATTGAAAATTGCGATTTATTCCCTGAAAAGACAAATGTAAACTTTGTAAAGGTGAGAGACAAGTACAATATAAATGTTTACACTTGGGAAAGAGGATGTGGATATACATTAGGCTGTGGAACAGGAATGACTGCAGCTGCAGTAGTCTGCAATTATCTTGAAAAAACAGAAAAGAGCATGAATGTTACATCAAAAGGTGGAACAGTTAAAATTGATATAGGTGATAAAGTATTTATGACAGGACCAGCTGTTAAAATATGTGAAGGATATCTGGAGGTTTAG
- a CDS encoding YicC/YloC family endoribonuclease: MAISMTGFGRGEYKDDNYYFLVECRTINHKYSDINIRLPRKIAFLEDKVRNLVKDYVKRGRADVFIKLELTGSEDVSLKFDEQLADQYYNILTQIKERYSMDDDISIMNIAKFPDVVRTEEKEDDEDLLWNMLEQAVKASMEKLTEMRTIEGKKLAEDIKMRCGLLREYIDRIEEYSETVVVEYKEKLTSRIKEFLDNPEIIDENRIAMEVAIYADKSNITEEIVRFKSHIAQLKTTIERNDSIGRKIDFLIQEMNRETNTIGSKSSDLEITNTVVEIKSELEKIREQIQNIE, translated from the coding sequence ATGGCAATAAGTATGACAGGCTTCGGAAGAGGCGAATATAAGGATGACAATTATTATTTTTTAGTAGAATGTAGAACAATAAACCATAAATATTCTGATATAAATATAAGACTTCCTAGAAAAATAGCTTTTTTAGAGGATAAAGTTAGAAATTTAGTAAAAGACTATGTTAAAAGAGGTAGAGCTGACGTATTTATAAAATTAGAACTTACTGGTAGTGAAGATGTAAGTTTAAAATTTGATGAACAGTTAGCAGATCAGTACTACAATATACTAACTCAGATAAAAGAAAGATACTCTATGGATGACGATATATCTATAATGAATATTGCAAAATTCCCAGACGTTGTTAGAACAGAAGAAAAAGAAGATGATGAAGACCTTCTTTGGAATATGTTAGAACAGGCAGTTAAGGCTTCTATGGAAAAACTTACTGAAATGAGAACTATAGAAGGTAAGAAACTTGCAGAAGACATTAAGATGAGATGCGGATTACTTAGAGAATACATAGATAGAATAGAAGAATACTCTGAAACAGTAGTGGTTGAGTATAAAGAAAAATTAACTTCAAGAATAAAAGAATTCTTAGATAACCCTGAGATAATAGACGAAAACAGAATAGCTATGGAAGTTGCTATATATGCTGATAAGAGCAATATAACAGAAGAAATAGTTAGATTTAAAAGCCATATAGCTCAGTTAAAAACAACAATAGAAAGAAATGATTCTATAGGTAGAAAAATAGACTTCTTAATTCAGGAAATGAACAGAGAAACTAATACTATCGGTTCAAAATCATCAGATTTAGAAATAACAAACACAGTTGTTGAAATCAAGAGCGAATTAGAAAAAATAAGAGAACAGATTCAGAATATAGAATAA
- the gmk gene encoding guanylate kinase has translation MNRKGILTVVSGPSGAGKGTICKELLKNNENIKLSVSATTRAPREGEKEGVNYYYKTHEEFKKMIEEGDLFEYAERYGNFYGTPKAAIMENLEKGQDVLLEIEMIGALNVKKMCPDSVLIFVLPPSLEELKRRLVGRGTETEEQIEKRFSMAYEEIQTLKEYDYFIINEDVETAAKDIESIIAAEKNKTERYKEAILKEFEEEYKKC, from the coding sequence ATGAATAGAAAAGGGATTCTAACTGTTGTTTCAGGACCTTCAGGTGCAGGAAAAGGTACTATATGTAAGGAGTTATTAAAAAATAACGAAAACATAAAATTATCAGTATCTGCAACAACTAGAGCTCCTAGAGAAGGGGAAAAAGAAGGCGTAAATTACTACTATAAAACACATGAAGAATTTAAAAAAATGATAGAAGAAGGAGATCTTTTTGAATATGCTGAGAGATACGGCAATTTCTACGGAACTCCAAAAGCAGCTATAATGGAAAATCTTGAAAAAGGTCAGGATGTCCTTCTTGAAATAGAAATGATAGGTGCTTTAAATGTTAAAAAAATGTGCCCAGATTCAGTGCTAATATTCGTATTACCACCATCTTTAGAAGAGTTAAAGAGAAGATTAGTGGGAAGAGGAACTGAAACTGAAGAACAGATTGAAAAAAGATTCAGCATGGCGTATGAAGAGATACAGACTCTTAAAGAATACGACTATTTCATAATAAATGAAGATGTTGAAACTGCAGCTAAAGATATAGAATCTATAATAGCAGCGGAAAAAAACAAAACAGAAAGATACAAAGAAGCAATACTTAAAGAATTTGAGGAGGAATATAAAAAATGTTAA
- the rpoZ gene encoding DNA-directed RNA polymerase subunit omega — MLKPSINDVLEKIDNRYYLAWTVAKRARELVDGAEPYVETAKKEKPVITATKEVAEGKITYRLLTEEEIALKEKLHQEEQNRQIAEQQE, encoded by the coding sequence ATGTTAAAACCATCAATAAACGACGTATTAGAAAAAATAGACAACAGATACTACTTAGCTTGGACAGTAGCAAAAAGAGCTAGAGAATTAGTTGACGGAGCTGAACCTTATGTAGAAACAGCTAAAAAAGAAAAACCAGTTATAACTGCTACTAAAGAAGTTGCAGAAGGAAAAATAACTTACAGATTATTAACAGAAGAAGAAATAGCATTAAAAGAAAAATTACATCAGGAAGAACAGAATAGACAGATAGCTGAACAGCAGGAGTAA
- the coaBC gene encoding bifunctional phosphopantothenoylcysteine decarboxylase/phosphopantothenate--cysteine ligase CoaBC, whose amino-acid sequence MMEKKTVVIGVCGGIAAYKACDIVSKLKKLDLNVHVIMTKSACEFVAPMTFQTLSQNFAITDMFEEPKTWDVEHISLAKKADTFLIVPATANVIGKIAGGIADDMLTTTVMATKAPVIIAPAMNTNMYENPIVQDNIEKLKGYGYKFVEPASGRLACGDLGRGKLADVDDIVHEVYVSLFGSDDLKGMKITVTAGPTVEDIDPVRYITNRSSGKMGYSIAKRAIMRGAEVTLISGPTSLDRPRGVHKFVQTSSAESLYNAVNDNFEDCDALIQSAAVADYKPKNYSKKKVKKKDGDLSIELARTKDVAKEMGKIKADKVLVGFAAETNDLLQNAQRKIESKNLDFIVANDLTKEGAGFNTDTNIVKIIDADGNMEDYPKMSKEDVADIILDKVKAIIENQ is encoded by the coding sequence ATTATGGAAAAGAAAACAGTAGTAATCGGAGTTTGTGGCGGAATTGCTGCATATAAAGCTTGTGATATTGTTAGTAAATTAAAAAAATTAGATTTAAATGTTCATGTAATAATGACTAAATCTGCTTGTGAGTTTGTAGCTCCGATGACTTTCCAGACATTAAGCCAGAATTTTGCTATAACAGATATGTTTGAAGAACCAAAGACTTGGGATGTGGAACATATATCTCTTGCAAAAAAAGCGGATACTTTTTTAATAGTACCTGCAACTGCTAATGTGATAGGGAAGATAGCTGGAGGTATAGCAGATGATATGCTTACTACTACAGTTATGGCTACAAAAGCACCAGTTATAATAGCACCTGCTATGAATACAAATATGTACGAAAATCCTATAGTTCAGGATAATATCGAAAAACTAAAAGGATATGGATACAAGTTTGTAGAGCCAGCTTCTGGTAGACTTGCTTGTGGGGATTTAGGTAGAGGAAAATTAGCAGATGTGGACGATATAGTTCATGAAGTTTATGTTTCTCTATTTGGAAGCGATGATTTAAAAGGTATGAAAATAACTGTTACAGCAGGACCTACAGTTGAAGATATAGACCCAGTAAGATATATAACTAATAGATCTTCAGGTAAGATGGGTTATTCAATAGCTAAAAGAGCAATTATGAGAGGTGCTGAAGTAACTCTTATATCAGGGCCAACTAGTTTAGATAGACCTAGAGGAGTGCACAAATTTGTACAGACTTCATCTGCAGAAAGTCTTTACAATGCTGTAAATGATAATTTTGAAGATTGTGATGCACTTATTCAGAGTGCTGCAGTTGCGGATTATAAACCTAAGAATTATTCAAAGAAAAAGGTTAAAAAGAAAGATGGAGATCTTTCAATAGAATTAGCTAGAACTAAGGACGTTGCCAAAGAAATGGGTAAAATAAAAGCGGACAAAGTTTTAGTTGGATTTGCAGCTGAAACAAATGACTTACTTCAGAATGCTCAGAGAAAAATAGAATCTAAAAACTTAGATTTTATTGTTGCAAACGACTTAACTAAAGAAGGTGCTGGATTTAATACAGATACTAATATAGTTAAGATAATAGATGCTGACGGAAATATGGAAGATTATCCAAAGATGAGCAAAGAAGATGTTGCAGATATAATACTTGATAAGGTAAAGGCAATAATAGAAAATCAGTAA
- the priA gene encoding primosomal protein N' yields MYAEVIVRSNTVYTDNLFTYKIPEFLEDIVRIGHRVLVPFGKGNKPIEAFVFKIKNNFGDEKGLEEENSDKKFKIKEIEDILDEEPLFLPEQLELVHWMKNRYICTYMECINMIYPKGLKLKNYKVAVLKNDYLEKLDSLSDDEKKVAVKISENKGKIKVEKLKYLENINNILHRMKNKGVVDIKWEYTNTKNEKNMCFVSLRYDEDDTEEYISENKIRIGNKQREIIEFLKLNEEAEINDIVEILKVSKQSINSLKDRGLVDFTMKAYYRKPESRYGAESKKIELNEQQKEVADIIKNEMFEEDKKPYILHGVTGSGKTEVYMDIVEYALSQGLDSIILVPEISLTPQTVARIKNRFGDIVGVFHSQLSEGEKHDVFRAVKKGEIRILIGARSALFAPFRSLGVVIIDEFHEASYKSEMNPKFSALEVARYMSFKNNVTLVMGSATPSVEEYYKAKNGEYKLLKIDKRANSKPLPKIEVVDMKEELGMGNKSIFSSVLIDKIKKNTAEKNQTILFLNRRGYANFVSCRSCGYVMKCENCDISLTYHKRSNSARCHYCGYEKQVPQECPECGSNYLRPFGTGTQRIEEELKHLIPGIRVLRMDKDTTARKGATEEILEKFRNKEADVLIGTQMISKGLDFSDVTLVGIISADMMLNFPDFKSFETTFQLITQVAGRAGRADKEGEVILQTYNTDHYAIRCAMEYDFEKFYENEIKIRETFEYPPFNNMISVVISGENEKLVEKNAYSMYNSLRYLFKGRGIEDLSFILGPNPCAISRINKNYRWQILFKDDGVEINLLKGIIKYVCITKRDVVFDKGINISISVNPNSVL; encoded by the coding sequence ATGTATGCAGAGGTTATAGTCAGGAGTAATACGGTTTACACAGATAATCTCTTCACTTATAAAATCCCAGAATTTCTAGAGGATATTGTTAGAATAGGACATAGAGTTTTAGTTCCTTTTGGAAAGGGTAATAAACCTATAGAGGCATTTGTCTTTAAGATTAAGAATAATTTTGGAGATGAAAAAGGTTTAGAGGAAGAGAATTCAGACAAAAAATTTAAGATAAAAGAGATTGAAGATATTTTAGATGAGGAGCCTTTATTTTTACCTGAGCAGCTAGAGTTAGTTCATTGGATGAAGAATAGATATATTTGCACATATATGGAATGTATAAATATGATTTATCCAAAGGGACTTAAATTAAAAAATTATAAAGTTGCAGTTCTAAAAAATGATTATTTAGAAAAGCTAGATTCTCTATCTGATGATGAGAAAAAAGTTGCAGTAAAAATTTCGGAAAATAAAGGAAAAATTAAGGTAGAAAAGTTAAAATACTTGGAAAATATTAATAATATACTACACCGAATGAAGAATAAAGGTGTTGTAGATATAAAATGGGAATATACTAACACAAAAAATGAAAAAAATATGTGCTTTGTAAGTCTGAGATATGACGAGGATGATACAGAGGAGTATATTTCTGAGAATAAGATAAGAATTGGAAATAAGCAGCGAGAGATTATAGAGTTCTTAAAATTAAATGAGGAAGCTGAGATAAATGATATTGTTGAGATTTTAAAGGTTTCTAAGCAGAGTATAAATTCATTGAAAGATAGAGGTTTAGTTGATTTTACAATGAAGGCGTATTATAGAAAGCCTGAATCCAGATATGGTGCTGAATCAAAGAAAATAGAGCTAAATGAGCAACAGAAAGAGGTTGCTGATATTATAAAAAATGAGATGTTTGAAGAGGACAAAAAGCCGTACATACTTCATGGTGTAACTGGAAGTGGTAAGACAGAGGTATATATGGATATAGTAGAATACGCATTATCTCAAGGATTGGATAGTATAATACTAGTCCCAGAGATTTCTCTTACACCTCAGACCGTTGCTAGAATAAAGAATAGATTTGGCGATATAGTAGGAGTTTTCCACAGTCAGCTATCTGAAGGAGAAAAACACGATGTTTTTAGAGCTGTTAAAAAAGGCGAGATAAGAATACTTATTGGAGCAAGATCAGCACTGTTTGCACCATTTAGAAGCTTGGGAGTTGTAATAATCGACGAATTCCACGAGGCTTCGTATAAATCAGAAATGAATCCAAAGTTTAGTGCACTTGAGGTTGCGAGATATATGTCTTTTAAGAATAATGTAACTTTGGTGATGGGTTCGGCGACACCTTCAGTAGAGGAATACTATAAAGCGAAAAATGGAGAATATAAACTATTAAAGATAGATAAAAGAGCAAATTCTAAACCGCTGCCTAAAATAGAGGTTGTGGATATGAAAGAAGAGCTGGGTATGGGAAATAAGAGTATATTCAGTTCTGTTTTGATAGATAAGATAAAGAAAAATACTGCAGAAAAAAATCAGACGATTTTATTCTTAAATAGAAGAGGATATGCAAACTTTGTATCTTGTAGAAGTTGTGGTTATGTTATGAAATGTGAAAACTGCGATATTTCTCTTACATATCATAAAAGAAGCAATTCTGCTAGATGCCACTACTGTGGATACGAAAAACAAGTTCCACAGGAGTGCCCAGAATGTGGTAGTAATTATTTAAGACCATTTGGAACTGGAACTCAGAGAATTGAGGAAGAACTAAAGCACTTAATTCCTGGTATTAGAGTGCTAAGAATGGACAAGGATACCACGGCTAGAAAGGGAGCTACTGAAGAAATTCTAGAGAAATTTAGAAATAAAGAGGCCGATGTTTTAATAGGAACTCAGATGATTTCTAAAGGACTAGATTTTTCTGATGTTACACTTGTAGGAATAATTTCGGCGGATATGATGTTAAACTTCCCTGATTTTAAAAGCTTTGAAACAACATTCCAGTTGATTACACAGGTTGCGGGAAGAGCAGGAAGAGCTGATAAAGAAGGCGAAGTTATACTCCAGACTTATAACACAGATCATTATGCGATAAGATGTGCGATGGAGTACGATTTTGAAAAGTTTTACGAAAATGAAATTAAAATCAGAGAAACTTTTGAATACCCACCATTTAATAATATGATAAGTGTTGTTATAAGTGGAGAGAATGAAAAATTAGTAGAAAAAAACGCATACTCAATGTACAACTCTTTAAGATATTTATTTAAAGGAAGAGGAATTGAGGATTTGAGTTTTATACTAGGGCCGAATCCTTGTGCTATTTCTAGGATAAATAAAAACTATAGATGGCAGATATTATTTAAGGATGATGGTGTTGAAATTAATCTTTTAAAGGGTATAATTAAATATGTATGCATAACAAAACGAGATGTTGTATTTGACAAGGGAATAAATATTTCTATCTCGGTTAATCCAAACAGCGTACTTTAA
- the def gene encoding peptide deformylase, with translation MALRRVTKMGEPVLRKKCKPVTKFDEKLGQLLDDMADTMYEADGVGLAAPQVGMLKRAVVIDIGEGLIELINPEIIETAGEQTDIEGCLSVDNINEPVTRPYFVKVKAQDRHGKEFELAGEELLARAFCHELDHLDGILFVDRIEK, from the coding sequence ATGGCTTTAAGAAGAGTTACAAAAATGGGTGAACCAGTATTAAGAAAAAAATGTAAACCGGTTACAAAATTCGATGAAAAATTAGGACAGTTATTAGATGATATGGCTGATACTATGTACGAAGCAGATGGTGTAGGTCTTGCAGCACCTCAGGTTGGTATGTTAAAAAGAGCGGTTGTTATAGATATCGGTGAAGGGCTTATAGAATTAATAAATCCAGAAATAATAGAAACTGCTGGAGAACAGACAGATATAGAAGGATGTTTAAGTGTAGATAATATAAATGAACCTGTTACTAGACCATACTTTGTAAAAGTAAAAGCTCAGGATAGACATGGTAAAGAATTTGAATTAGCAGGTGAAGAATTACTTGCTAGAGCTTTCTGCCACGAGTTAGACCATTTAGACGGAATATTATTCGTTGATAGAATAGAAAAATAA